From Cellulomonas oligotrophica, a single genomic window includes:
- the resB gene encoding cytochrome c biogenesis protein ResB, which translates to MVTYRPEGLDDAFSDDRAQRPGRGTDGAGPDGGPPALPALGAVGWLRWVWRQLTSMRVALLLLMLLAVAAVPGTVFPQRPQDPAAVADYLEEHATAGPWLDRLGFFDVYASVWFSAIYLLLFVSLVGCILPRTRVHLGALRARPPRPPRRFGRFPAQGGGTSPDAPREVAERAVALLRRRWRLLPLAPAYRVDVHDEGDGTWAVAAERGYLRETGNLLFHLALVGLLVAVATGQMLHYRGQAIVVQGRGFANAQVDYDTFERGTAFDPADLVPFTLRLDEFEAEFDPETLQSRDFTAFVTLTEPGQEPTAETIRVNHPLTAGGAKVYLQGNGYAPRVTVRDAAGEVAFAGAVPFLPQDDVYTSRGVIKVPDVSGGQGQIGLVGFLLPTAQEWMPGFWQSVDPQPADPLLVLSVWSGNLGLDTGVPQNVYQLDESRMEQALEADGTPVTLEVRPGETVELPDGQGTLTFEELPRFVALDLRHDPALTWVLVFALLAFAGLGASLFAPRRRLWLRATPAPAAAGRDQGPAAGTVITAAGLARGDDVGLVTELDRVLAAVLGDGSDGAHERAAGTSAGPVADGRPGGP; encoded by the coding sequence GTGGTGACCTACCGGCCCGAGGGCCTCGACGACGCGTTCAGCGACGACCGCGCGCAGCGCCCCGGGCGCGGCACGGACGGTGCGGGCCCGGACGGCGGCCCGCCGGCGCTGCCCGCGCTCGGGGCCGTCGGCTGGCTGCGCTGGGTGTGGCGGCAGCTGACGAGCATGCGGGTGGCCCTGCTGCTGCTCATGCTCCTGGCCGTCGCCGCGGTGCCCGGCACCGTGTTCCCGCAGCGCCCGCAGGACCCCGCGGCCGTCGCCGACTACCTCGAGGAGCACGCGACGGCCGGACCGTGGCTCGACCGCCTCGGGTTCTTCGACGTCTACGCCTCGGTGTGGTTCTCCGCGATCTACCTGCTGCTGTTCGTCTCGCTCGTCGGCTGCATCCTGCCGCGCACCCGGGTGCACCTGGGAGCCCTGCGCGCCCGCCCGCCGCGCCCGCCCCGTCGGTTCGGCCGGTTCCCCGCCCAGGGCGGCGGCACCTCCCCGGACGCGCCGCGCGAGGTCGCCGAGCGTGCCGTGGCCCTCCTGCGCCGCCGGTGGCGCCTGCTGCCGCTGGCGCCCGCCTACCGCGTCGACGTCCACGACGAGGGCGACGGCACGTGGGCCGTGGCCGCCGAGCGCGGGTACCTGCGCGAGACGGGCAACCTGCTGTTCCACCTCGCCCTCGTCGGACTGCTCGTGGCGGTCGCGACCGGGCAGATGCTGCACTACCGCGGTCAGGCGATCGTCGTGCAGGGCCGCGGGTTCGCCAACGCCCAGGTCGACTACGACACGTTCGAGCGCGGCACCGCCTTCGACCCCGCCGACCTCGTGCCGTTCACGCTTCGGCTCGACGAGTTCGAGGCCGAGTTCGACCCCGAGACGCTCCAGTCGCGGGACTTCACCGCGTTCGTCACCCTCACCGAGCCGGGGCAGGAGCCGACCGCCGAGACGATCCGCGTCAACCACCCGCTGACGGCGGGCGGGGCGAAGGTCTACCTGCAGGGCAACGGGTACGCGCCCCGGGTGACGGTGCGCGACGCGGCCGGCGAGGTGGCGTTCGCCGGCGCCGTGCCCTTCCTGCCGCAGGACGACGTGTACACGTCCCGGGGCGTCATCAAGGTCCCCGACGTGTCGGGCGGGCAGGGCCAGATCGGGCTCGTGGGCTTCCTGCTGCCGACCGCGCAGGAGTGGATGCCCGGGTTCTGGCAGTCCGTCGACCCGCAGCCGGCCGACCCGCTGCTCGTGCTCTCCGTGTGGTCGGGCAACCTCGGCCTCGACACGGGTGTGCCGCAGAACGTCTACCAGCTCGACGAGTCCCGCATGGAGCAGGCCCTCGAGGCCGACGGCACGCCCGTGACCCTCGAGGTCCGGCCCGGCGAGACCGTCGAGCTGCCCGACGGCCAGGGCACCCTGACGTTCGAGGAGCTGCCGCGGTTCGTCGCGCTCGACCTGCGGCACGACCCCGCGCTGACGTGGGTGCTCGTCTTCGCGCTGCTCGCGTTCGCCGGGCTCGGTGCGTCGCTGTTCGCACCGCGGCGACGCCTGTGGCTACGGGCGACGCCGGCACCCGCTGCGGCGGGCCGGGACCAAGGTCCCGCCGCGGGTACAGTGATCACCGCCGCAGGGCTCGCGCGCGGCGACGACGTCGGCCTCGTGACCGAGCTGGACCGCGTCCTCGCCGCCGTGCTGGGGGACGGGTCCGACGGCGCGCACGAGCGGGCCGCCGGCACGAGCGCGGGGCCCGTCGCGGACGGACGACCCGGAGGCCCGTGA
- a CDS encoding cytochrome c biogenesis CcdA family protein: protein MILAADLAPTVVGGSLLLAVPVAVLAGLVSFASPCVLPLVPGYLGLLGGTLGGTSGPRTVLGLPDATDVVRLDPRRAGAATVGGSAAVGGTAAAPGAASDPGPDATAGDAVPLPRATPAPRAAGRGRTLAGVGLFVAGFTAVFVAYGALAGSLGAALWQWQDTVGRVLGVLVVLLGLTFVGAFRFLQVDVRPHVAPRAGLWGAPVLGVAFGIGWTPCIGPTLAAILTLSLTGGSAGRGALLAVAFCVGLGLPFLLVALGLTGSRRALAVLARHRVAVMRVGGAMLVVLGLALVTGVWTTWAAWLQGLLTGSEPFVPVL from the coding sequence GTGATCCTCGCCGCCGACCTCGCACCGACCGTCGTCGGCGGCTCCCTGCTGCTCGCCGTGCCCGTCGCGGTGCTCGCCGGCCTGGTCTCGTTCGCGTCCCCGTGCGTGCTGCCCCTCGTCCCCGGCTACCTCGGGCTGCTCGGCGGGACGCTGGGCGGCACGTCCGGCCCGCGCACCGTCCTGGGGCTGCCCGACGCCACCGACGTCGTGCGCCTCGACCCCCGCCGGGCGGGTGCCGCGACGGTCGGCGGGTCAGCAGCGGTCGGCGGGACCGCGGCGGCGCCCGGTGCCGCGTCGGACCCCGGCCCCGACGCGACCGCGGGCGACGCCGTCCCGCTGCCGCGCGCGACCCCGGCGCCCCGCGCCGCCGGGCGCGGCCGCACGCTGGCCGGGGTCGGGCTGTTCGTGGCCGGGTTCACCGCCGTGTTCGTCGCCTACGGCGCGCTCGCCGGTTCGCTCGGCGCCGCGCTGTGGCAGTGGCAGGACACGGTCGGGCGGGTGCTCGGCGTACTCGTCGTGCTGCTCGGCCTGACGTTCGTCGGCGCGTTCCGGTTCCTGCAGGTCGACGTCCGCCCCCACGTCGCGCCCCGCGCCGGCCTGTGGGGCGCACCGGTCCTGGGCGTCGCGTTCGGCATCGGCTGGACGCCCTGCATCGGCCCGACGCTCGCCGCGATCCTCACGCTCTCGCTCACCGGCGGGTCCGCGGGCCGGGGCGCCCTGCTGGCCGTGGCCTTCTGCGTCGGGCTCGGCCTGCCGTTCCTGCTCGTCGCGCTCGGCCTGACCGGGTCGCGCCGGGCCCTCGCGGTGCTCGCCCGGCACCGCGTCGCCGTCATGCGGGTCGGCGGGGCGATGCTCGTCGTGCTCGGCCTCGCGCTCGTCACCGGCGTCTGGACCACGTGGGCCGCCTGGCTGCAGGGGCTGCTCACCGGGTCCGAGCCCTTCGTCCCCGTCCTGTGA
- a CDS encoding TlpA family protein disulfide reductase, translating into MTVARRPARAAALALAAVLVLGACSTDDGGADDVVDQGYESGDGSTTTWAVDERTDPVALTGTDYEGLDHDLADARGDVVLLNTWYAACPPCRAEAPDLVDIAEDYADDGLQVLGINSRDAAGAAQAFQREFDVPYPSLDDSDGSAVAVLQGVVPVSAVPTTILLDREGRVAARVLGLADASTLRALVDDLLAEDRPAGDATDQDAPGEGSPTEDDT; encoded by the coding sequence CTGACCGTGGCCCGACGTCCCGCCCGCGCCGCCGCCCTCGCGCTGGCGGCCGTCCTCGTGCTGGGGGCGTGCTCGACCGACGACGGGGGAGCCGACGACGTCGTCGACCAGGGCTACGAGTCCGGCGACGGCTCGACCACCACGTGGGCGGTCGACGAGCGCACGGACCCCGTCGCCCTGACCGGGACCGACTACGAGGGGCTCGACCACGACCTCGCGGACGCCCGCGGCGACGTCGTGCTGCTCAACACCTGGTACGCGGCCTGCCCGCCCTGCCGCGCCGAGGCGCCCGACCTCGTCGACATCGCCGAGGACTACGCCGACGACGGGCTGCAGGTGCTCGGCATCAACAGCCGCGACGCCGCCGGTGCCGCGCAGGCGTTCCAGCGCGAGTTCGACGTGCCCTACCCGAGCCTCGACGACTCCGACGGCAGCGCCGTCGCCGTGCTGCAGGGCGTCGTGCCCGTCAGCGCCGTGCCGACCACGATCCTGCTCGACCGCGAGGGTCGCGTGGCCGCGCGCGTGCTCGGGCTCGCCGACGCCTCGACGCTGCGCGCGCTGGTCGACGACCTGCTCGCCGAGGACCGGCCGGCCGGGGACGCGACCGACCAGGACGCGCCGGGCGAGGGCTCACCGACCGAGGACGACACGTGA
- a CDS encoding histidine phosphatase family protein, whose product MVATTVHLLRHGEVHNPEGLLYGRLPGYRLSERGQAMAELVARTLAGEEGAPRRDVVAVVASPLQRAQETAVPIARAFGVEITTDERIIEAENHFQGMTFGVGDGSLRHPEHWPHLRNPFRPSWGEAYTAQVERVLAAVDAARATALGHEVVLVSHQLPIWVTRLSLEGRRLWHDPRRRQCSLASLTSLRYDGDRLVGVGYSEPAAALLPGASPVPGA is encoded by the coding sequence ATGGTCGCCACCACGGTCCACCTGCTGCGTCACGGCGAGGTCCACAACCCCGAGGGTCTGCTCTACGGCCGCCTGCCCGGGTACCGGCTGTCCGAACGGGGGCAGGCGATGGCCGAGCTCGTCGCCCGGACGCTCGCGGGCGAGGAGGGTGCGCCCCGCCGGGACGTCGTCGCGGTCGTCGCGTCGCCGCTGCAGCGCGCGCAGGAGACGGCCGTGCCGATCGCGCGGGCCTTCGGCGTGGAGATCACCACCGACGAGCGCATCATCGAGGCCGAGAACCACTTCCAGGGCATGACGTTCGGCGTCGGCGACGGCTCGCTGCGCCACCCTGAGCACTGGCCGCACCTGCGCAACCCGTTCCGGCCCTCCTGGGGCGAGGCGTACACGGCGCAGGTCGAGCGCGTGCTCGCCGCCGTCGACGCGGCCCGGGCCACCGCCCTCGGCCACGAGGTCGTCCTGGTCTCCCACCAGCTGCCGATCTGGGTCACGCGCCTCTCCCTCGAAGGTCGTCGGCTGTGGCACGACCCCCGCCGCCGGCAGTGCTCGCTCGCGTCGCTGACCTCGCTCCGCTACGACGGCGACCGGCTCGTCGGCGTCGGGTACTCCGAGCCCGCCGCGGCCCTGCTGCCCGGCGCGTCGCCCGTCCCGGGGGCCTGA
- a CDS encoding RNA polymerase sigma factor produces MRHPSRAPDRELTFTSFYAAAYPDLVRFVQRRAHPDHVDDVVAEAFLVVWRRLDALPPSPDDARAWAFGIARHVLLNARRSEQRRSALRVRLAQVPPELPGDPAADGVATRVDLATAWHRLSETHQEALALVVFEDLDATRAGAVLGISPIAFRLRLSRARQALRGHLDHLPARTPAPADLTERATTP; encoded by the coding sequence ATGAGGCACCCTTCGCGCGCTCCCGACCGGGAGCTGACCTTTACGTCCTTCTACGCCGCGGCCTACCCCGACCTCGTGCGGTTCGTGCAGCGCCGGGCGCACCCCGACCACGTCGACGACGTCGTCGCCGAGGCGTTCCTCGTCGTGTGGCGACGGCTCGACGCGCTGCCGCCGTCCCCCGACGACGCGCGCGCCTGGGCCTTCGGGATCGCGCGCCACGTGCTGCTCAACGCCCGGCGGTCCGAGCAGCGCCGGTCCGCCCTGCGGGTGCGCCTCGCGCAGGTGCCGCCGGAGCTGCCCGGCGACCCGGCGGCGGACGGCGTCGCGACCCGCGTCGACCTGGCGACCGCCTGGCACCGCCTCTCCGAGACCCACCAGGAGGCGCTCGCCCTGGTGGTCTTCGAGGACCTCGACGCCACCCGGGCGGGCGCGGTGCTGGGCATCTCCCCCATCGCCTTCCGGCTGCGGCTCAGCCGCGCCCGCCAGGCGCTGCGGGGGCACCTCGACCATCTGCCGGCGCGCACGCCGGCACCCGCCGACCTCACGGAAAGGGCGACCACGCCATGA
- a CDS encoding MarR family winged helix-turn-helix transcriptional regulator yields MTTSTPATQPAAAAPRDAATHDEQPVRWLTEDQQRDWRAFRDGTALLLDALGRELDEQSGLSLGEYELLVRLSEAPDRTLRMSDLAGDLAHSRSRLTHTVARMERAGLVRRERATCDARGVNCVMTEQGWATLVAAAPGHVRSVRAHLVDALDADQLAALGSAMQTVVAHLRSPACDAARAADDDAAEAAGGSAA; encoded by the coding sequence GTGACGACGAGCACGCCGGCGACCCAGCCGGCAGCAGCAGCCCCGCGCGACGCGGCGACCCACGACGAGCAGCCCGTGCGTTGGCTGACCGAGGACCAGCAGCGCGACTGGCGCGCCTTCCGCGACGGCACCGCGCTGCTCCTCGACGCCCTCGGGCGCGAGCTCGACGAGCAGTCCGGCCTCTCGCTGGGGGAGTACGAGCTCCTCGTCCGCCTCTCCGAGGCGCCCGACCGCACCCTGCGGATGTCCGACCTCGCGGGCGACCTCGCCCACTCCCGCAGCCGCCTCACCCACACCGTCGCCCGCATGGAGCGCGCCGGTCTGGTCCGCCGCGAGCGCGCCACCTGCGACGCGCGCGGCGTCAACTGCGTGATGACCGAGCAGGGCTGGGCCACCCTCGTCGCGGCAGCACCGGGCCACGTCCGCTCGGTGCGCGCCCACCTCGTCGACGCCCTCGACGCCGACCAGCTCGCCGCCCTGGGCTCCGCCATGCAGACCGTGGTGGCCCACCTGCGCTCGCCCGCGTGCGACGCGGCCCGCGCCGCGGACGACGACGCCGCCGAGGCTGCGGGCGGCAGCGCCGCCTGA
- a CDS encoding YceI family protein, which produces MSTTTLPAGLVPGTWAIDASHSEASFTVRHAGISKVRGTVTITDGTLTVGEDLSTTSVTATLDPASISTGDANRDGHLKSADFFDVEQFGAWSFTSTAVRPDGDAYVIVGDLTIHGVTKSVELETVFNGTAVDPFGNTRAGFEATLTISRKEFGLTWNAALEAGGVLVADKVRIDLDVSAIKQA; this is translated from the coding sequence ATGAGCACCACGACCCTGCCCGCCGGCCTCGTCCCCGGCACGTGGGCCATCGACGCGTCCCACTCCGAGGCGTCGTTCACCGTCCGGCACGCCGGCATCTCGAAGGTCCGCGGCACCGTCACCATCACCGACGGCACGCTGACGGTCGGCGAGGACCTGTCGACCACCTCGGTGACGGCGACGCTCGACCCGGCCAGCATCTCCACCGGCGACGCCAACCGCGACGGCCACCTCAAGTCGGCCGACTTCTTCGACGTCGAGCAGTTCGGCGCCTGGTCGTTCACCTCGACCGCGGTGCGCCCCGACGGCGACGCGTACGTCATCGTCGGCGACCTGACGATCCACGGCGTCACGAAGTCCGTCGAGCTCGAGACGGTGTTCAACGGCACCGCCGTCGACCCGTTCGGCAACACGCGTGCCGGCTTCGAGGCCACGCTGACCATCTCCCGCAAGGAGTTCGGCCTCACCTGGAACGCGGCCCTCGAGGCCGGCGGCGTCCTCGTGGCCGACAAGGTCCGCATCGACCTCGACGTCTCGGCGATCAAGCAGGCCTGA
- a CDS encoding redox-sensing transcriptional repressor Rex, protein MEREPTVPQRRAVPPATVARLPGYLRALEALAAGGSVLTSSDALAAQAGVSPAQLRKDLSFLGSYGRRGVGYDVAHLREQVAVALGLSSERRVVLVGVGNLGHALAGYAGFAARGFALVALVDADPGVVGTVVAGLPVHPVADLGRVVATSGATIAVLATPAAVAQEVCDTLVDAGVVGVLNFAPCALRVPSHVDVRAVDLASELQILAFHDRRRSADGA, encoded by the coding sequence GTGGAACGGGAGCCGACGGTGCCGCAGCGACGGGCGGTGCCGCCCGCGACGGTCGCACGGCTGCCCGGGTACCTGCGGGCCCTCGAGGCGCTCGCCGCCGGCGGGTCCGTCCTGACGTCGTCGGACGCGCTGGCCGCGCAGGCCGGCGTCTCGCCCGCCCAGCTGCGCAAGGACCTGTCGTTCCTCGGCTCGTACGGGCGGCGCGGTGTCGGCTACGACGTGGCGCACCTGCGCGAGCAGGTCGCCGTCGCGCTGGGGCTGAGCAGCGAGCGCCGCGTCGTGCTCGTCGGGGTCGGCAACCTCGGGCACGCGCTCGCGGGGTACGCGGGCTTCGCCGCGCGGGGGTTCGCCCTCGTGGCCCTCGTCGACGCGGACCCGGGCGTCGTCGGGACGGTCGTCGCGGGGCTGCCGGTGCACCCGGTGGCCGACCTCGGACGCGTGGTGGCCACGTCGGGCGCGACGATCGCGGTGCTCGCGACACCGGCCGCCGTCGCGCAGGAGGTGTGCGACACGCTCGTCGACGCCGGCGTCGTCGGGGTGCTGAACTTCGCGCCGTGCGCGCTGCGGGTGCCGTCGCACGTCGACGTGCGTGCGGTGGACCTGGCGTCGGAGCTGCAGATCCTGGCGTTCCACGACCGGCGGCGCTCCGCGGACGGCGCGTGA
- a CDS encoding glutaredoxin family protein, giving the protein MNEDGTAPRVVLYGRAGCHLCDEARAVVVRACARAGAAWAEVDVDAPDPAGRDLRALMGELVPVVEVDGVRQGYWQIDEERVVRALVRGLRTS; this is encoded by the coding sequence GTGAACGAGGACGGGACCGCACCGCGGGTCGTGCTGTACGGCCGCGCCGGCTGCCACCTGTGCGACGAGGCGCGCGCCGTCGTCGTCCGGGCCTGCGCCCGCGCGGGGGCGGCGTGGGCGGAGGTCGACGTCGACGCCCCGGACCCCGCCGGGCGGGACCTGCGCGCGCTGATGGGCGAGCTCGTGCCCGTGGTCGAGGTCGACGGCGTGCGGCAGGGGTACTGGCAGATCGACGAGGAACGGGTCGTCCGGGCCCTCGTGCGGGGCCTGCGCACGTCCTAG
- a CDS encoding HAD family hydrolase, with protein MAAFFDVDNTIIRGASSFHLAVGLYRRGFFRKRDLVVFAWQQARYLAFGENRQQIDEVRSRALEIMRGHSVAEVTAIAEDVYDEVLSLRIFPGTRELLDAHLAAGHAVWLVTATPMEIGTLIARRLGTTGALGTLAEHDEGFYTGRLVGDLLHGEAKAAAVRALAQREGYDLARCHAYGDSTNDVAILSTVGNPCAINPDRRLRRHAAEVGWPVREFRSRRRHARQGVNAASLAGLAWVAAVVARSVRRRLRGD; from the coding sequence GTGGCGGCCTTCTTCGACGTGGACAACACGATCATCCGCGGGGCGTCGTCGTTCCACCTCGCGGTCGGGCTGTACCGGCGGGGCTTCTTCCGCAAGCGCGACCTGGTCGTCTTCGCGTGGCAGCAGGCGCGGTACCTCGCGTTCGGCGAGAACCGGCAGCAGATCGACGAGGTCCGCTCGCGCGCGCTGGAGATCATGCGGGGCCACTCGGTCGCCGAGGTCACGGCCATCGCGGAGGACGTGTACGACGAGGTGCTGAGCCTGCGGATCTTCCCGGGCACGCGCGAGCTGCTGGACGCGCACCTGGCCGCCGGGCACGCGGTCTGGCTGGTGACGGCGACGCCCATGGAGATCGGCACGCTGATCGCCCGGCGCCTGGGCACGACCGGGGCGCTGGGGACGCTGGCGGAGCACGACGAGGGCTTCTACACCGGCCGCCTGGTCGGCGACCTGCTGCACGGCGAGGCGAAGGCGGCCGCGGTGCGGGCGCTGGCGCAGCGCGAGGGGTACGACCTGGCGCGGTGCCACGCGTACGGGGACTCGACGAACGACGTCGCGATCCTGTCGACCGTCGGCAACCCGTGCGCGATCAACCCGGACCGGCGGCTGCGCCGGCACGCGGCGGAGGTCGGGTGGCCGGTGCGGGAGTTCCGCTCGCGCCGCCGGCACGCGCGCCAGGGCGTGAACGCGGCGAGCCTCGCGGGCCTGGCGTGGGTCGCGGCGGTCGTCGCACGGTCGGTGCGCCGGCGCCTGCGCGGCGACTGA
- a CDS encoding arabinan endo-1,5-alpha-L-arabinosidase, protein MSAADAAPGATPDDLTGEPARTRRAPRRLVPAVVAALVVVALAVTGVVLLRPDPAPAATALELEGDLRTHDPALVVGDPGEPWYVFSTGDVRVGLGAPQVRRSTDEGRTWEDVGTVWDAASRPAWVYEQVAGVENFWAPEVVEHDGTWYLYYAASTFGSNRSLIGLMTSPTLDPDDPSYGWQDQGQVVASVPGEDAFNAIDAGVVEDADGTPWMAFGSFWGGIQLVELTWPSGLLADPDAEPVQIASRIGAPNAIEAPYLVHRDGWYYLFFSRDSCCQGTESTYSMAVGRSREVTGPYVDHEGAELTADGGLTLLATTGDMVGPGGQSYSRGYLAFHYYDAAEGGDFRLAIRELAWDDDGWPVATTREEQEAAR, encoded by the coding sequence ATGAGCGCCGCCGACGCCGCACCCGGCGCCACGCCCGACGACCTGACGGGCGAGCCGGCCCGCACGCGGCGTGCCCCCCGACGTCTCGTCCCCGCGGTTGTCGCGGCCCTCGTCGTCGTCGCGCTCGCCGTGACCGGCGTGGTCCTGCTGCGCCCCGACCCCGCACCGGCGGCCACGGCGCTCGAGCTCGAGGGCGACCTGCGCACCCACGACCCCGCGCTCGTCGTGGGCGACCCCGGCGAGCCCTGGTACGTCTTCTCCACCGGGGACGTGCGGGTCGGGCTCGGCGCCCCGCAGGTGCGCCGGTCGACCGACGAGGGCCGCACCTGGGAGGACGTCGGCACCGTGTGGGACGCCGCCTCACGCCCCGCGTGGGTCTACGAGCAGGTGGCCGGCGTCGAGAACTTCTGGGCGCCCGAGGTCGTCGAGCACGACGGCACCTGGTACCTGTACTACGCCGCGTCGACGTTCGGGTCGAACCGCTCGCTCATCGGGCTGATGACCAGCCCCACCCTCGACCCCGACGACCCGTCGTACGGCTGGCAGGACCAGGGGCAGGTCGTCGCGTCCGTGCCCGGCGAGGACGCGTTCAACGCGATCGACGCCGGCGTCGTGGAGGACGCCGACGGGACGCCCTGGATGGCGTTCGGGTCGTTCTGGGGCGGGATCCAGCTCGTCGAGCTCACCTGGCCGTCGGGCCTGCTCGCCGACCCCGACGCCGAGCCCGTGCAGATCGCCAGCCGGATCGGGGCGCCCAACGCGATCGAGGCGCCGTACCTCGTGCACCGCGACGGGTGGTACTACCTGTTCTTCTCCCGCGACTCCTGCTGCCAGGGCACGGAGTCGACGTACAGCATGGCCGTCGGGCGCTCGCGCGAGGTCACCGGCCCGTACGTCGACCACGAGGGCGCCGAGCTCACCGCCGACGGGGGCCTGACCCTGCTGGCCACGACGGGCGACATGGTCGGGCCCGGCGGGCAGTCGTACTCGCGCGGCTACCTCGCGTTCCACTACTACGACGCGGCCGAGGGCGGCGACTTCCGCCTCGCGATCCGCGAGCTCGCGTGGGACGACGACGGCTGGCCCGTCGCCACGACCCGCGAGGAGCAGGAGGCCGCGCGCTGA
- a CDS encoding alpha-galactosidase — protein sequence MLAATPPMGWNSWDCYGTTVTEAEVLANARFMAEHLLPHGWDTVVVDIDWSDPAARTHGYNDDAPLVLDAFGRPQPAPDRFPSAADGRGFTALAAQVHALGLRFGVHVLRGIPRRAVAADLPVEGTAWTARDAADPSSPCAWNPHNVGLDHDHPAGQAYLDGLVAMLAGWGVDYVKVDDILAPLHVDALVGWSTAITRSGRPMVLSLSPGTHVSTHEVGLLREHATMWRVCDDLWDRWEDVHGSFARLARWAPLQRPGGWADADMLPLGRIGIRAERGEDRHSRLTPDEQRTLLTLWVMARSPLMMGGDLPTSDPATIALLTTPAVGHVLRTGTDGREVLREPAPDADGELVVWSARSDVDTTRYLAVFWTGEEPRAAQVALALPLGSVDAAAGTWRAHDLWTGQPLDPPHTPPGRPTPVLDLDVPAHGVRWVALTPA from the coding sequence ATGCTCGCCGCCACACCACCCATGGGGTGGAACAGCTGGGACTGCTACGGCACGACCGTCACCGAGGCCGAGGTGCTCGCCAACGCCCGCTTCATGGCCGAGCACCTCCTCCCGCACGGCTGGGACACCGTCGTCGTCGACATCGACTGGTCCGACCCCGCCGCCCGCACGCACGGCTACAACGACGACGCACCGCTGGTGCTCGACGCCTTCGGCCGGCCGCAGCCCGCCCCCGACCGCTTCCCGTCCGCCGCCGACGGGCGTGGGTTCACCGCGCTCGCCGCCCAGGTGCACGCCCTCGGCCTGCGCTTCGGCGTGCACGTGCTGCGGGGGATCCCGCGCCGGGCGGTCGCCGCCGACCTGCCCGTCGAGGGCACCGCCTGGACCGCCCGCGACGCCGCCGACCCGTCGTCGCCGTGCGCGTGGAACCCGCACAACGTCGGCCTCGACCACGACCACCCGGCGGGACAGGCGTACCTCGACGGGCTCGTCGCGATGCTCGCCGGCTGGGGCGTCGACTACGTCAAGGTCGACGACATCCTCGCGCCGCTGCACGTCGACGCCCTCGTCGGCTGGTCCACGGCGATCACCCGATCGGGCCGGCCGATGGTGCTGTCCCTGTCGCCGGGCACGCACGTCTCGACGCACGAGGTCGGGCTGCTGCGCGAGCACGCCACGATGTGGCGGGTCTGCGACGACCTGTGGGACCGCTGGGAGGACGTGCACGGGAGCTTCGCCCGGCTGGCCCGGTGGGCGCCCCTGCAGCGTCCGGGCGGCTGGGCCGACGCCGACATGCTCCCGCTCGGACGGATCGGCATCCGCGCCGAGCGCGGCGAGGACCGGCACAGCCGGCTCACGCCCGACGAGCAGCGCACGCTGCTCACGCTGTGGGTCATGGCCCGCTCCCCGCTCATGATGGGCGGCGACCTGCCCACCAGCGACCCGGCGACGATCGCGCTGCTCACCACCCCCGCGGTCGGGCACGTGCTGCGCACCGGCACCGACGGGCGCGAGGTCCTGCGCGAGCCCGCCCCCGACGCGGACGGCGAGCTCGTGGTCTGGTCCGCGCGCAGCGACGTCGACACCACCCGCTACCTCGCCGTGTTCTGGACCGGCGAGGAGCCCCGGGCCGCGCAGGTGGCGCTCGCGCTGCCGCTCGGCTCGGTGGACGCCGCCGCCGGCACCTGGCGCGCGCACGACCTGTGGACCGGGCAGCCGCTCGACCCGCCGCACACCCCGCCCGGGCGTCCCACCCCGGTGCTCGACCTCGACGTCCCCGCGCACGGCGTGCGCTGGGTCGCGCTGACGCCCGCATGA